A window from Vulpes vulpes isolate BD-2025 chromosome 9, VulVul3, whole genome shotgun sequence encodes these proteins:
- the BLK gene encoding tyrosine-protein kinase Blk isoform X2 codes for MGVVSSKKQVKEKEKGQWSPVKVSTQSKDPPPLPPLILFNHLTPAPPDACLDQEERFVVALYDYSSVNDRDLQMLKGEKLQILKEVGDWWWARSLITGREGYVPSNFVTQVETLEVEKWFFRSISRKDAERQLLAPVNKAGSFLIRESETNKGAFSLTVKDVTTQGEMIKHYKIRSLDEGGYYISPRITFPTLQALVQHYSQKGDGLCQRLTQPCVSLAPQNPWAQDEWEIPRQSLKLVRKLGSGQFGEVWMGYYKNNVKVAIKTLKEGTMSPEAFLGEANLMKTLQHERLVRLYAVVTKEPIYIVTEYMARGCLLDFLKTDEGSRLSLPRLIDMSAQIAEGMAYIEQMNSIHRDLRAANILVSETLCCKIADFGLARIVDSEYTAQEGAKFPIKWTAPEAIHFGVFTIKADVWSFGILLMEIVTYGRVPYPGMSNPEVIRSLERGYRMPRPDSCPPELYHGVIAECWRSRPEERPTFEFLQSVLEDFHTATEQQYELQP; via the exons ATCCTGTTTAACCACCTGACTCCTGCACCTCCGGACGCATGCTTGGACCAAG AGGAGCGTTTCGTGGTGGCCCTGTATGACTACAGCTCAGTGAATGACAGGGACCTGCAGATGCTGAAGGGAGAGAAGCTGCAGATACTGAAGGA AGTTGGGGACTGGTGGTGGGCCAGGTCTCTCATCACAGGAAGAGAAGGCTACGTGCCCAGCAACTTTGTGACCCAAGTGGAGACCCTGGAGGTGGAAAA ATGGTTCTTTAGGTCAATTAGCCGGAAAGATGCTGAGAGACAGCTTCTGGCTCCAGTCAATAAGGCGGGCTCCTTTCTTATCAGAGAGAGTGAAACCAACAAAG GTGCCTTTTCCTTGACTGTGAAGGATGTGACCACCCAGGGGGAGATGATCAAACACTACAAGATCCGCTCCCTGGATGAAGGGGGCTATTACATCTCCCCCCGCATCACCTTCCCTACTCTCCAGGCTTTGGTGCAGCACTATTCTC AGAAGGGGGATGGCTTATGCCAGAGGCTGACCCAACCCTGTGTGAGTCTGGCTCCTCAAAACCCCTGGGCCCAGGATGAATGGGAAATCCCTCGGCAATCTCTCAAGCTGGTCAGGAAACTCGGGTCTGGGCAGTTTGGCGAAGTCTGGATGG GTTATTACAAGAACAACGTGAAAGTGGCCATCAAGACGTTAAAGGAGGGAACCATGTCTCCGGAGGCTTTTCTGGGTGAGGCCAACCTGATGAAAACTCTCCAGCACGAGCGGCTCGTTCGTCTCTATGCTGTGGTCACCAAGGAGCCCATCTACATCGTGACGGAGTACATGGCCAGAG GATGCTTACTGGATTTCCTGAAGACGGATGAAGGCAGCAGACTGTCCCTCCCAAGACTGATCGACATGTCAGCCCAG ATTGCTGAAGGAATGGCGTATATTGAGCAAATGAATTCAATCCACCGCGACCTGAGGGCGGCCAACATCCTGGTGTCTGAGACCCTGTGCTGCAAGATTGCTGACTTCGGCTTGGCCCGCATCGTCGACAGTGAATACACTGCCCAAGAGG GGGCCAAGTTCCCCATCAAGTGGACTGCCCCAGAGGCCATCCATTTTGGAGTGTTCACCATCAAAGCAGACGTGTGGTCATTTGGAATCCTCCTGATGGAAATCGTCACTTACGGGCGTGTACCATACCCAG gaATGAGCAACCCCGAGGTGATCCGCAGCCTGGAGCGTGGCTACCGCATGCCGCGCCCCGACTCGTGCCCGCCCGAGCTGTACCACGGTGTCATCGCCGAGTGCTGGCGGAGCCGGCCGGAGGAGCGGCCCACCTTCGAGTTCCTGCAGTCGGTGCTCGAGGACTTCCACACGGCCACGGAGCAGCAGTACGAGCTGCAGCCCTAG
- the BLK gene encoding tyrosine-protein kinase Blk isoform X1, which translates to MMGVVSSKKQVKEKEKGQWSPVKVSTQSKDPPPLPPLILFNHLTPAPPDACLDQEERFVVALYDYSSVNDRDLQMLKGEKLQILKEVGDWWWARSLITGREGYVPSNFVTQVETLEVEKWFFRSISRKDAERQLLAPVNKAGSFLIRESETNKGAFSLTVKDVTTQGEMIKHYKIRSLDEGGYYISPRITFPTLQALVQHYSQKGDGLCQRLTQPCVSLAPQNPWAQDEWEIPRQSLKLVRKLGSGQFGEVWMGYYKNNVKVAIKTLKEGTMSPEAFLGEANLMKTLQHERLVRLYAVVTKEPIYIVTEYMARGCLLDFLKTDEGSRLSLPRLIDMSAQIAEGMAYIEQMNSIHRDLRAANILVSETLCCKIADFGLARIVDSEYTAQEGAKFPIKWTAPEAIHFGVFTIKADVWSFGILLMEIVTYGRVPYPGMSNPEVIRSLERGYRMPRPDSCPPELYHGVIAECWRSRPEERPTFEFLQSVLEDFHTATEQQYELQP; encoded by the exons ATCCTGTTTAACCACCTGACTCCTGCACCTCCGGACGCATGCTTGGACCAAG AGGAGCGTTTCGTGGTGGCCCTGTATGACTACAGCTCAGTGAATGACAGGGACCTGCAGATGCTGAAGGGAGAGAAGCTGCAGATACTGAAGGA AGTTGGGGACTGGTGGTGGGCCAGGTCTCTCATCACAGGAAGAGAAGGCTACGTGCCCAGCAACTTTGTGACCCAAGTGGAGACCCTGGAGGTGGAAAA ATGGTTCTTTAGGTCAATTAGCCGGAAAGATGCTGAGAGACAGCTTCTGGCTCCAGTCAATAAGGCGGGCTCCTTTCTTATCAGAGAGAGTGAAACCAACAAAG GTGCCTTTTCCTTGACTGTGAAGGATGTGACCACCCAGGGGGAGATGATCAAACACTACAAGATCCGCTCCCTGGATGAAGGGGGCTATTACATCTCCCCCCGCATCACCTTCCCTACTCTCCAGGCTTTGGTGCAGCACTATTCTC AGAAGGGGGATGGCTTATGCCAGAGGCTGACCCAACCCTGTGTGAGTCTGGCTCCTCAAAACCCCTGGGCCCAGGATGAATGGGAAATCCCTCGGCAATCTCTCAAGCTGGTCAGGAAACTCGGGTCTGGGCAGTTTGGCGAAGTCTGGATGG GTTATTACAAGAACAACGTGAAAGTGGCCATCAAGACGTTAAAGGAGGGAACCATGTCTCCGGAGGCTTTTCTGGGTGAGGCCAACCTGATGAAAACTCTCCAGCACGAGCGGCTCGTTCGTCTCTATGCTGTGGTCACCAAGGAGCCCATCTACATCGTGACGGAGTACATGGCCAGAG GATGCTTACTGGATTTCCTGAAGACGGATGAAGGCAGCAGACTGTCCCTCCCAAGACTGATCGACATGTCAGCCCAG ATTGCTGAAGGAATGGCGTATATTGAGCAAATGAATTCAATCCACCGCGACCTGAGGGCGGCCAACATCCTGGTGTCTGAGACCCTGTGCTGCAAGATTGCTGACTTCGGCTTGGCCCGCATCGTCGACAGTGAATACACTGCCCAAGAGG GGGCCAAGTTCCCCATCAAGTGGACTGCCCCAGAGGCCATCCATTTTGGAGTGTTCACCATCAAAGCAGACGTGTGGTCATTTGGAATCCTCCTGATGGAAATCGTCACTTACGGGCGTGTACCATACCCAG gaATGAGCAACCCCGAGGTGATCCGCAGCCTGGAGCGTGGCTACCGCATGCCGCGCCCCGACTCGTGCCCGCCCGAGCTGTACCACGGTGTCATCGCCGAGTGCTGGCGGAGCCGGCCGGAGGAGCGGCCCACCTTCGAGTTCCTGCAGTCGGTGCTCGAGGACTTCCACACGGCCACGGAGCAGCAGTACGAGCTGCAGCCCTAG